Proteins encoded in a region of the Deinococcus hopiensis KR-140 genome:
- a CDS encoding DUF427 domain-containing protein produces MRAVWNGVTIAESNDIVTVEGNAYFPRDALRNAYLRESDTQSVCPWKGTARYYTLVVDQRENQDAAWYYPEPKEAAREIRGRVAFWRGVQVQPD; encoded by the coding sequence ATGCGCGCAGTATGGAATGGCGTCACGATTGCGGAGAGTAACGATATCGTCACTGTGGAGGGAAACGCGTATTTTCCGCGAGACGCCCTCCGGAACGCGTACCTGCGGGAGAGTGACACACAGAGTGTCTGCCCGTGGAAAGGCACGGCAAGGTATTACACGCTGGTGGTGGATCAACGGGAAAACCAGGACGCAGCTTGGTATTACCCGGAGCCGAAAGAGGCTGCACGTGAAATTCGTGGACGCGTCGCGTTTTGGCGCGGTGTACAGGTTCAGCCCGATTAA
- a CDS encoding replication initiator protein A produces the protein MDIRVNELDLTRAGVISVQRSLPSTDTSWQVDYAIGDVMYRVHGNAFYGRPHGQDADILLSIQTLFFRAGCPDTNSIEVMGSTLLTLSGHPKNGQYYSRLRESLLRLWGVKWTMVRTRWDEKHSRHQGDTTATSLIAELRLVDQTTGQHRPFEERELNESCPVEITLVPSFAASIRAGLFQILDGELLSRLGQPQARSLYRVLQAHRVMPDGSLSGELILPLSDWLVACGLENERLDNAKRMLELAHDRLRAEGYLHEVAFTGRGKSGQIKYVFSAAPEPEAVERLMERGVTRPVAEALAADHPERVVPALRTIDERLSTGWKPRSLAASLVDAVRNPGKWGYTAQPTGKKAPPATKRKKLHDDNHDVPADPRETILVLLRLKLGRAPSRRAVMAVEELDDKALTAVREALERPKAEALKLVKALLCADL, from the coding sequence GTGGACATCCGAGTCAATGAGCTCGACCTAACCCGGGCGGGCGTGATCAGCGTACAACGCAGCCTTCCCAGCACGGACACCAGCTGGCAGGTGGACTATGCCATCGGGGACGTGATGTACCGCGTGCATGGCAATGCGTTCTACGGTCGCCCGCATGGTCAGGACGCGGACATCCTTCTCTCCATCCAAACGTTGTTTTTTCGTGCCGGCTGCCCAGATACCAATTCAATCGAAGTGATGGGATCCACGCTACTGACCCTGAGCGGGCATCCGAAAAATGGTCAGTATTACAGCCGCCTCCGTGAATCCCTGCTCCGTCTGTGGGGGGTGAAATGGACGATGGTCCGCACCCGGTGGGATGAAAAGCACAGCCGCCACCAGGGTGACACAACCGCCACCAGCCTGATCGCGGAGTTGCGGCTGGTCGACCAGACCACGGGGCAGCACCGGCCTTTCGAGGAGCGCGAACTGAATGAGAGTTGCCCCGTCGAAATTACGCTGGTGCCCAGCTTTGCGGCGTCTATTCGGGCGGGCCTGTTTCAAATTCTTGACGGGGAACTGCTCTCCCGGTTGGGTCAGCCTCAGGCCCGCAGTTTGTACCGTGTCCTGCAGGCGCACCGGGTGATGCCCGATGGGTCCCTATCGGGCGAACTGATCCTTCCGCTGAGCGACTGGCTCGTGGCGTGTGGGCTAGAGAACGAACGGCTTGACAATGCCAAACGCATGTTAGAACTGGCCCACGATCGTCTCAGAGCGGAAGGGTACCTGCATGAGGTGGCCTTTACCGGGCGGGGCAAGTCCGGACAGATTAAGTATGTTTTCTCGGCCGCGCCGGAACCCGAAGCTGTGGAACGGCTGATGGAGCGGGGCGTGACTCGCCCGGTCGCGGAGGCTTTGGCAGCAGATCATCCAGAACGTGTTGTTCCGGCCCTCAGGACCATTGATGAGCGCTTGAGCACTGGTTGGAAACCCAGGTCGCTGGCAGCGTCCTTGGTTGATGCCGTGCGCAATCCAGGGAAGTGGGGGTATACCGCCCAGCCCACCGGCAAGAAAGCGCCACCGGCCACCAAAAGGAAAAAGCTCCACGACGACAACCATGATGTGCCGGCAGATCCGCGGGAAACCATTCTGGTGCTTCTCCGCCTGAAGCTTGGTCGTGCGCCCAGCAGGCGTGCCGTAATGGCCGTCGAAGAGTTGGACGACAAGGCTTTGACGGCCGTGCGCGAGGCGTTGGAACGGCCAAAAGCAGAGGCGTTGAAGCTTGTAAAGGCGCTGCTCTGCGCTGATTTGTGA
- a CDS encoding tetratricopeptide repeat protein, which produces DTEGQQKALEILRPIAEQSTDPLVWGYVSLRWARLHVHRGAYLPVLQETAQVLERLQALPESSDVTALIVEFLAIRTDILWRLRRLEEAESDLKQALALGRGRLPVPLLTTLLTSWTYLLMEQGDVEAALVKCAEVEVLARQQGQQRRHAITLNLRARLLMLQGQVQQATQALEEALAITRLLRHADLQKAFLLNLSQLYPRLGKLTEAEAAAEELRPLLGPQPSARDEANLQERLAKVYWAKGDPTAATAALHRAIAAFDRTDERGNQAKMRLLLARYLSQQGQRNQAQRYVDEARPLVGQTPAQQLWLATEEARACLPAQPAEALARLEPHLALTAPAEDAQETAQYVLTEAHLALGQYEQARQCLDRVPQPPYWMAEYAALRDKAARDEYEPHSTVG; this is translated from the coding sequence GATACCGAGGGGCAGCAAAAGGCCCTGGAAATCCTCCGGCCCATCGCCGAGCAGTCCACCGATCCGCTCGTCTGGGGCTATGTCAGCCTGCGTTGGGCACGCCTTCACGTGCACCGCGGCGCCTATCTGCCTGTGCTGCAGGAAACCGCGCAGGTTCTGGAACGGTTGCAGGCTCTGCCGGAGAGTTCGGACGTGACGGCCCTGATCGTTGAATTTCTGGCCATCCGAACGGATATCCTCTGGCGACTTCGGCGTCTGGAGGAAGCCGAGAGCGACTTGAAACAGGCTCTGGCGCTGGGAAGAGGGCGGCTACCCGTTCCGCTGCTCACCACCCTGCTGACCTCCTGGACCTACCTCCTGATGGAGCAGGGAGACGTGGAGGCGGCGCTGGTCAAATGCGCTGAGGTGGAAGTGCTGGCCAGACAACAGGGTCAGCAGCGGCGGCACGCCATTACCCTGAATCTACGGGCAAGACTCCTCATGCTGCAGGGGCAGGTGCAGCAGGCCACGCAGGCCCTGGAAGAGGCCCTGGCGATCACCCGCCTGCTGAGGCACGCCGATCTGCAAAAAGCGTTTCTCCTCAACTTAAGCCAGCTCTATCCCCGGCTGGGGAAGTTGACCGAAGCGGAGGCCGCCGCCGAAGAACTCCGGCCCCTTCTCGGACCGCAACCGTCTGCGCGGGACGAGGCCAACCTTCAGGAGCGGCTCGCCAAAGTGTATTGGGCGAAAGGCGACCCTACCGCCGCCACCGCTGCCCTGCACCGCGCAATCGCGGCTTTCGACCGCACCGACGAACGGGGCAACCAGGCCAAAATGCGGCTGCTGCTGGCCCGCTACCTGTCTCAACAAGGGCAGCGAAATCAGGCCCAACGGTACGTGGACGAGGCACGTCCCCTGGTCGGACAGACGCCCGCTCAGCAGCTGTGGCTCGCCACCGAGGAGGCGCGCGCCTGCCTGCCGGCCCAACCTGCCGAGGCCCTCGCACGTCTGGAACCTCATCTTGCGTTGACTGCTCCTGCAGAAGACGCGCAGGAGACCGCGCAGTATGTACTGACCGAGGCCCACTTGGCCCTCGGCCAGTACGAACAGGCGCGGCAGTGCCTCGACCGGGTGCCGCAGCCGCCCTATTGGATGGCGGAGTATGCCGCCTTGCGGGACAAGGCCGCGCGCGATGAATATGAGCCCCATTCAACGGTGGGCTGA